One window of Aspergillus oryzae RIB40 DNA, chromosome 3 genomic DNA carries:
- a CDS encoding carbohydrate esterase family 5 protein (predicted protein), which produces MKAIAALALVGGAIAAPTKTVESRQLPGMGSLPGLENGVTQNAGCQELTFIFARGTSEMGNMGSVVGPPVAKQLASLTGNKVTVQGVDYPADAAGNANMGASGGPKMAELIQQAKKQCPNTKVVVGGYSQGAMVVHNAASKVGADAISGAVLFGDPFKTQGVGQLASNKVKEFCASGDPVCLNGMNFMAHLSYGSNAQEAAQFLVQAAGL; this is translated from the exons ATGAAGGCTATCGCAGCCCTCGCTCTCGTTGGCGGTGCCATTGCTGCCCCGACCAAGACGGTCGAAAGCCGTCAGCTCCCAGGAATGGGTTCCCTCCCCGGCCTCG AGAACGGAGTGACCCAGAACGCAGGCTGTCAGGAACTGACGTTCATTTTCGCCCGCGGAACAAGTGAAATGGGCAACATGGGATCGGTCGTTGGACCGCCCGTGGCTAAGCAGTTGGCCTCCTTGACTGGAAATAAAGTGACTGTGCAAGGTGTTGATTACCCTGCTGATGCTGCT GGCAACGCAAACATGGGCGCATCAGGCGGACCCAAGATGGCCGAACTCAtccaacaagccaagaagcagtGTCCGAACACCAAGGTCGTGGTTGGTGGATACTCCCAGGGTGCCATGGTCGTGCACAACGCCGCCAGCAAGGTCGGTGCCGATGCCATTTCCGGAGCTGTGCTGTTCGGCGACCCGTTCAAGACGCAGGGTGTTGGGCAGCTCGCTTCTAATAAGGTCAAGGAATTCTGCGCTTCTGGTGATCCCGTCTGCCTGAACGGTATGAACTTCATGGCTCATCTTTCCTATGGTTCCAATGCCCAGGAAGCGGCCCAGTTCTTGGTCCAGGCGGCCGGGCTTTAG